Proteins encoded by one window of Nocardia goodfellowii:
- a CDS encoding ATP-binding protein produces the protein MRYFNTVGPCYPDLHYMLPAEDRLPDAQMYFEFGFYFVVHAPRQSGKTTALLGMAQELTAAGHFLALCVSCETAAAFGDDFGGVEEALLSVIRQASEFQGWDTELLPPEDWPDAAPGTRLMAGLAAWVAKCPRPLVLFFDEIDTLRGAGLISVLRQLRSGFTQHRKQFVHSVVLCGLRDLRDYKAASGGDPGRLGGASPFNISIESIRLGDFTKAEMAQLYRQHTAATGQEFDDKGIDLAFWYTQGQPWLVNALAWEIIGRMRVRGTIGIDHVEEAKERLILARATHLDSLIDKLTEPRVQRVLEPIIIGTVRPPQIDFDDDTSYARDLGLIAQGKTLRIANPIYQEVIVRLLGASAESAVTAEPSSFRFPDGRIDFPRLLREFATFWMQHGDVLAARDNYHEAAAQLVLMAYLHRIVNGAGYIDREVGVGRGRIDLLVRQPYSEPGGRKAEQREALELKVWAGHQADPLAEGLVQLDSYLDRLSLDTGTLVIFDRRSSAAPIAERTGFAEARTPAGRKVTLLRA, from the coding sequence GTGAGGTACTTCAACACGGTCGGTCCGTGTTATCCGGACCTGCACTACATGCTCCCCGCCGAGGATCGCCTGCCCGACGCGCAGATGTACTTCGAGTTCGGTTTCTACTTCGTTGTTCACGCGCCGCGGCAGAGCGGCAAGACCACCGCGCTGCTCGGGATGGCCCAGGAGTTGACTGCCGCCGGGCACTTTCTGGCACTCTGCGTGTCGTGTGAGACCGCGGCGGCATTCGGCGACGACTTCGGTGGGGTGGAAGAGGCGTTACTGAGCGTGATCCGCCAGGCGTCCGAATTCCAAGGGTGGGACACCGAATTGCTGCCACCCGAGGACTGGCCCGACGCCGCGCCCGGCACTCGGCTCATGGCCGGTCTAGCCGCATGGGTGGCCAAGTGTCCGCGACCCCTGGTGTTGTTCTTCGACGAAATCGATACGCTGCGCGGCGCCGGTCTGATCAGTGTGTTGCGCCAACTGCGATCGGGGTTCACCCAGCATCGGAAACAGTTCGTGCACTCGGTGGTGTTGTGCGGACTGCGGGACCTGCGTGACTACAAGGCGGCCTCGGGCGGCGATCCAGGGCGACTCGGTGGTGCCAGTCCGTTCAATATCTCGATCGAATCGATCCGCCTGGGCGACTTCACCAAGGCGGAGATGGCTCAGCTCTACCGCCAGCACACTGCCGCCACCGGCCAGGAGTTCGACGACAAGGGCATCGATCTGGCCTTCTGGTACACCCAGGGACAGCCGTGGCTGGTGAATGCCTTGGCGTGGGAAATCATCGGCCGGATGAGGGTTCGCGGGACCATCGGCATCGATCATGTCGAGGAGGCCAAAGAGCGACTGATCCTGGCGCGGGCAACACACCTGGACTCACTGATAGACAAGCTGACAGAGCCGCGGGTGCAGCGCGTGCTCGAGCCGATCATCATCGGCACGGTCCGCCCACCACAGATCGACTTCGATGACGACACCTCCTATGCCCGCGATCTGGGTTTGATCGCCCAGGGCAAGACCTTGCGCATCGCCAATCCGATCTATCAGGAAGTGATCGTGCGGCTCTTAGGGGCCAGCGCCGAGTCGGCGGTGACAGCGGAGCCTTCGAGTTTCCGGTTCCCGGACGGCCGCATCGATTTCCCACGTCTTCTCCGGGAGTTCGCGACGTTTTGGATGCAACACGGTGACGTGCTGGCGGCCCGGGACAACTACCACGAGGCGGCCGCCCAATTGGTGTTGATGGCCTACCTCCATCGCATCGTCAACGGTGCCGGGTATATAGACCGTGAGGTCGGTGTAGGCCGCGGACGCATCGATCTGCTTGTGCGACAGCCCTATTCCGAGCCCGGGGGCCGGAAAGCCGAGCAACGCGAAGCTCTGGAGCTGAAGGTTTGGGCGGGGCACCAGGCCGACCCACTCGCCGAGGGCTTGGTTCAGCTCGACAGCTACCTGGACCGGCTCAGCCTCGATACCGGGACGCTGGTGATCTTCGATCGACGGTCCAGCGCCGCGCCCATCGCCGAACGCACCGGTTTCGCGGAAGCTCGGACACCGGCGGGACGAAAGGTCACCCTGCTTCGCGCGTGA
- a CDS encoding Rv3235 family protein, with translation MRKLGVREAPPVVGAAQSAARKFADRVLRAALEVLDHRRPVAQLGGMVSPQVLAAVRTMVAGDSAPSRELGVATLAKVDVFMVDAENAEICARYLRGHRRLAIAARARYVRGGGWQLTVFRVLGV, from the coding sequence ATGCGGAAGTTGGGGGTGCGGGAGGCGCCGCCGGTTGTCGGTGCCGCGCAGTCCGCGGCACGGAAATTCGCTGATCGGGTGTTGCGGGCCGCGTTGGAGGTATTGGATCATCGTCGGCCGGTGGCGCAACTCGGGGGAATGGTGAGTCCGCAGGTGCTGGCGGCGGTGCGCACGATGGTGGCCGGTGATTCGGCGCCGAGCCGGGAACTGGGGGTCGCGACGCTGGCCAAGGTCGACGTGTTCATGGTCGACGCGGAGAACGCGGAGATCTGCGCGCGATATCTGCGCGGGCATCGCAGGCTGGCCATCGCGGCGCGGGCCAGGTATGTGCGCGGTGGCGGATGGCAGCTGACGGTTTTCCGGGTGCTGGGAGTGTAG
- a CDS encoding DUF5933 domain-containing protein, producing the protein MLILDPHEHSTPATGIGRREGHFRPITIWGGIAAAVLVLVAGQAMAMHINALGPLTSLARDYVGIPKSASTSWAGFLLALVGVTNRVRMTALASAVALDLVFVAIRAIEGAKFTVGNGPTIVLTVLAILAAVRWSGVQRETALRTIALGALLILATKVGEIWLDVTAWARPMVLDPYVQVADRALGNPSWLVGQMLEAAPWFESLVRWVYFELPVAAIVVAVWQLRGVTAGRWPRHHLVRTFLTIGLIGPLFYVLFPVVGPILAFGSWGHGMELANVWPDVVPPLPAAPAAMPFDGITPRNCMPSLHTAWALSLFIHTRRGPAWLRWGGVFWLIGTLLATLGLGAHYGVDLVVGAALCLTIESVLRDPERGWDRGRVQVVALGVATFAAVLLAVRYLPLTMANHPFPAGVTILGLFAVLAITFYRTWFAPTHSTS; encoded by the coding sequence TCTGGGGTGGCATCGCCGCCGCGGTGCTCGTGCTCGTCGCCGGTCAGGCCATGGCGATGCACATCAACGCGCTCGGCCCGCTGACCAGTCTGGCGCGCGACTACGTCGGTATACCGAAATCCGCGAGCACTTCGTGGGCCGGGTTCCTGCTGGCGCTGGTCGGCGTCACCAACCGGGTGCGGATGACCGCGCTGGCCTCGGCGGTGGCACTCGATCTCGTCTTCGTGGCGATCCGGGCGATCGAGGGCGCGAAGTTCACCGTCGGCAACGGCCCGACCATCGTGCTGACGGTGCTGGCGATCCTCGCCGCCGTGCGCTGGAGCGGAGTCCAGCGCGAAACCGCCCTGCGCACCATCGCGCTGGGCGCTCTGCTGATCCTCGCCACCAAGGTGGGCGAGATCTGGCTGGATGTCACCGCGTGGGCCCGCCCCATGGTGCTCGATCCCTATGTCCAGGTCGCGGATCGGGCGCTGGGCAATCCGTCGTGGCTGGTCGGGCAGATGCTGGAGGCCGCGCCCTGGTTCGAGAGCCTGGTGCGCTGGGTGTATTTCGAGCTGCCGGTCGCGGCGATCGTAGTCGCCGTCTGGCAGTTGCGCGGGGTCACCGCGGGCCGGTGGCCGCGGCACCACCTGGTGCGCACGTTCCTGACCATCGGTCTCATCGGACCGCTGTTCTACGTGTTGTTCCCCGTCGTCGGGCCGATCCTGGCCTTCGGATCCTGGGGCCACGGCATGGAACTGGCGAATGTCTGGCCCGACGTCGTTCCGCCGCTGCCCGCCGCACCGGCGGCGATGCCGTTCGACGGAATCACGCCCCGCAACTGCATGCCGTCACTGCACACGGCGTGGGCGCTGTCGCTGTTCATCCACACCCGGCGCGGGCCGGCCTGGCTGCGCTGGGGCGGAGTCTTCTGGCTGATCGGCACGCTGCTCGCGACGCTGGGGCTGGGCGCGCACTACGGCGTCGATCTGGTGGTGGGTGCGGCGCTGTGCCTGACCATCGAGTCCGTGCTGCGCGACCCCGAGCGCGGCTGGGATCGCGGGCGCGTACAGGTGGTCGCATTGGGTGTCGCCACCTTCGCGGCCGTGCTGCTCGCCGTCCGCTACCTGCCCCTGACCATGGCGAACCATCCGTTCCCGGCCGGGGTCACGATCCTCGGGTTGTTCGCCGTGCTGGCGATCACCTTCTATCGCACCTGGTTCGCGCCCACCCATAGCACTTCGTAA
- a CDS encoding lytic transglycosylase domain-containing protein, producing the protein MARTVSLGVAAFCAVVLGAAPSAADPGKGGPTAADYAAAEIPNCETPECAAVVRQAGMTMVLVRATNKLIALSIVPVHQFHAFDMVITRESGWNHLARNPSSGAYGLGQALPPEKMVTHGLDWMVNPVTQIRWTYDYMNKRYGGPEGAWAFWQANHWY; encoded by the coding sequence ATGGCTCGGACAGTTTCACTGGGCGTTGCTGCCTTCTGTGCGGTGGTGCTGGGTGCTGCTCCCTCGGCCGCGGACCCCGGCAAGGGCGGCCCCACGGCTGCGGACTACGCCGCCGCCGAGATACCCAACTGCGAGACGCCGGAGTGCGCGGCCGTGGTCCGGCAGGCGGGCATGACGATGGTGCTGGTTCGCGCGACGAACAAGCTGATCGCGTTGTCCATCGTGCCCGTCCACCAGTTCCACGCCTTCGACATGGTCATCACTCGCGAGAGCGGCTGGAACCATCTCGCGCGGAATCCCAGCAGCGGCGCCTACGGTCTCGGTCAAGCGCTGCCGCCGGAGAAGATGGTCACCCACGGCCTGGATTGGATGGTCAACCCGGTCACCCAGATCCGCTGGACCTACGACTACATGAACAAGCGCTACGGCGGTCCCGAGGGCGCATGGGCCTTCTGGCAGGCCAACCACTGGTACTGA
- a CDS encoding AIM24 family protein, whose product MTALARGENRPAPGDRLTVTVSCTDPVDVSALLLGANGKVRSDADFVFFNQPVGPGVTYRHGAGGPDVVEVQTAAVPADVDKVVVTASLDRPGTFAGAGSLLATIGSPSGTLTFPMTGLSTETAVVCVEIYRRGGAWKVRAVGQGYDNGLAGIATAFGVDIDDEPAPPPMPAHQPSAYQPPPPAYQPPASPTYQPPPQPAYSAPPRFQQGALPMQSDLFNSSFAEASGPGIQKQGGKMIKVAVAGEVMARSGSMVAYQGDLQFKALGSGGIGRAIQQRLTGEGVPLMKVTGRGDLFLASAAADVHTVDLDGTDGLTINGSNVLAFDSSLRYDVKMVSGAAGVASNAGLFNCVFTGRGRIAITTHGTPVVLQVDQPTYADPQAAVAWSSSLSTGIKRNDSFGLSRLIGRSTGEGLTLSFSGRGFVIVQPSELPPGGLLGGTGGGQQAGQSGGALGGLFS is encoded by the coding sequence GTGACCGCGCTGGCTCGCGGTGAGAATCGGCCCGCGCCCGGCGATCGGCTGACAGTCACCGTCAGCTGCACCGATCCCGTCGATGTCTCCGCGCTGCTGCTCGGTGCGAACGGCAAGGTGCGCTCCGATGCCGACTTCGTGTTCTTCAATCAGCCCGTCGGGCCCGGTGTCACCTACCGGCACGGCGCGGGCGGGCCGGACGTGGTGGAGGTGCAGACCGCCGCGGTGCCCGCCGACGTGGACAAGGTGGTCGTCACCGCGAGCCTGGATCGGCCCGGCACCTTCGCCGGTGCGGGATCGCTGCTGGCGACCATCGGATCGCCTTCCGGCACATTGACTTTCCCGATGACCGGGCTCAGCACCGAGACGGCCGTGGTGTGCGTGGAGATCTACCGGCGCGGCGGGGCCTGGAAGGTGCGCGCCGTCGGGCAGGGATACGACAACGGATTGGCCGGTATCGCCACGGCTTTCGGGGTCGATATCGATGACGAACCCGCCCCGCCCCCGATGCCCGCCCACCAGCCCTCGGCCTATCAGCCACCGCCCCCGGCCTATCAGCCGCCCGCCTCGCCGACGTACCAGCCGCCGCCGCAACCCGCCTACTCCGCCCCGCCGCGATTCCAGCAAGGAGCACTGCCGATGCAGAGCGATCTGTTCAACTCGAGTTTCGCCGAAGCCAGCGGTCCCGGCATCCAGAAGCAGGGCGGCAAGATGATCAAGGTCGCTGTCGCCGGTGAGGTGATGGCGCGTTCCGGCTCGATGGTGGCCTACCAGGGCGATTTGCAGTTCAAGGCGCTGGGCTCGGGCGGTATCGGCCGCGCCATCCAGCAGCGGCTCACCGGTGAGGGGGTGCCGTTGATGAAAGTCACCGGCCGCGGTGATCTGTTCCTGGCCAGCGCCGCCGCCGACGTGCACACCGTCGATCTCGACGGCACCGACGGTCTCACCATCAACGGATCCAACGTCCTGGCCTTCGACTCGAGCCTGCGCTACGACGTGAAAATGGTTTCCGGTGCGGCCGGAGTCGCCAGCAACGCGGGCCTTTTCAACTGCGTCTTCACCGGACGCGGTCGCATCGCCATCACCACCCACGGCACCCCGGTGGTGCTCCAGGTCGACCAACCCACCTACGCCGACCCGCAGGCGGCGGTCGCCTGGTCCTCCAGCCTGAGCACCGGCATCAAACGCAACGACTCCTTCGGACTGAGCCGCCTCATCGGCCGCAGCACGGGGGAGGGTTTGACGTTGTCGTTCTCCGGCCGTGGTTTCGTCATCGTGCAGCCGTCGGAGCTGCCACCCGGCGGCCTGCTCGGCGGCACCGGCGGCGGCCAGCAGGCCGGTCAGTCCGGTGGTGCGCTCGGCGGGTTGTTCAGCTGA
- a CDS encoding MFS transporter: MTNSTPTSLSHRQILTILSGLLLGIFLAALDQNIVSVAIVPIANDLHGFDEQAWATTAYLITATVSTPLYGKLADIYGRKPCYLIAIGLFVLGSIACTFATSMYELAAFRAFQGLGAGGLMSLAFTILSDIVPARERVRYQGYFMAVFGSSTVLGPVLGGFFSGYDQLARLDGWRWVFLVNVPIGVLAFVVVAKFLNVPHQRRKQRIDWFGALMLTVGVVPLLIIAEQGREWGWESERALICYGVAASGVLLFVIVELLMKDAALIPMRLFDNSTFSVSVLGGFIVGVAMFGAIVLVPLYFQVVRGYSPTKSGLLMLPLVVGIMIGGQISGMVTQRTGRYKVLPVAGCFLIAIGAVLHAQVEFDSPLWQPLVCGGVIGAGLGFCMQTLIIAAQNAGPRQDMGVSTATATFFRQMGGTLGVAIFLTILFNLLPHKIIDAFGGQLPEGFDAARLGGIISDTSGIGTMPEDLRTPVLIGFTDAMNGVFYTAAGIALVAGLVLLFMRELPLQDDPIDVLIAAEAGREPLPVEEHDWDGAAQALMSEPEPALEVTAPVDIVGDEDEATPAEFEQGQPSLTGRIHHEDGRPVPDAALTLIDKRGHQVTRATGDSYGDYAIYAPEPGTYVLIVSAAGHQPTAISVVAGPWPQQLNLTLMGSSEVSGVIRSVVSGNPIDGATVTLTDRRGEVVGAAISTEDGHFVCHDVVSGSYTLVVIADHMRPYAAALTVPPTGLLRHDIEMDPMAVLAGIAVADGRPVPDVQIMVLDVAGDLTATVRTDDEGQYVVPDLPEGEYTVVARGYPPVTSRVTVSGGEVEHDVRLGYGREIDTELLDRAEANG; encoded by the coding sequence ATGACGAACTCGACCCCCACCTCGCTGTCGCACCGGCAGATCCTCACCATCCTGTCCGGTTTGTTACTGGGCATTTTCCTGGCCGCGCTGGATCAGAACATCGTCAGCGTGGCCATCGTGCCGATCGCCAACGATCTGCACGGCTTCGATGAGCAGGCCTGGGCTACCACGGCGTATCTGATCACCGCGACGGTCAGCACACCGCTCTACGGCAAGCTGGCCGACATCTACGGCCGAAAACCCTGCTACCTCATCGCGATCGGGTTGTTCGTCCTCGGTTCGATCGCCTGCACTTTCGCCACGTCGATGTACGAGCTCGCCGCCTTCCGCGCTTTCCAGGGTCTGGGTGCGGGCGGTCTCATGTCGCTGGCCTTCACCATCCTCAGCGATATCGTCCCGGCCCGCGAAAGGGTCCGCTACCAGGGCTATTTCATGGCGGTCTTCGGTTCGTCCACGGTATTGGGCCCGGTGCTCGGCGGCTTCTTCTCCGGCTACGACCAGCTCGCGCGGCTGGATGGCTGGCGCTGGGTGTTTCTGGTGAATGTCCCGATCGGCGTGCTCGCCTTCGTGGTCGTCGCCAAATTCCTGAACGTGCCGCACCAGCGCCGGAAACAGCGGATCGACTGGTTCGGTGCGTTGATGCTGACCGTCGGTGTGGTGCCGCTGCTGATCATCGCCGAGCAGGGCCGCGAGTGGGGCTGGGAGTCCGAGCGCGCGCTCATCTGTTACGGCGTCGCGGCCTCGGGTGTGCTGCTGTTCGTCATCGTGGAATTGCTGATGAAGGACGCGGCGCTGATTCCGATGCGGCTGTTCGACAATTCCACCTTCAGCGTGTCCGTTCTCGGTGGCTTCATCGTCGGTGTCGCCATGTTCGGCGCCATTGTGCTGGTGCCGTTGTATTTCCAAGTGGTGCGCGGATATTCGCCGACGAAGTCGGGTCTGCTGATGCTGCCGCTGGTGGTGGGCATCATGATCGGCGGGCAGATCTCCGGGATGGTCACCCAGCGCACCGGGCGATACAAGGTGTTGCCCGTGGCCGGTTGCTTCCTGATCGCGATCGGCGCGGTGCTGCACGCCCAGGTGGAATTCGACAGCCCGCTGTGGCAGCCGCTGGTCTGCGGTGGTGTGATCGGCGCCGGGCTCGGCTTCTGCATGCAGACGCTGATCATCGCCGCGCAGAATGCCGGTCCGCGCCAGGACATGGGAGTGTCCACGGCGACGGCGACCTTCTTCCGGCAGATGGGCGGCACCCTCGGCGTCGCGATCTTCCTGACGATCCTGTTCAACCTGTTGCCGCACAAGATCATCGACGCGTTCGGCGGGCAACTGCCCGAAGGCTTCGACGCCGCCCGGCTCGGCGGGATCATCAGCGACACCAGCGGTATCGGCACTATGCCCGAGGACCTGCGAACCCCCGTCCTCATCGGCTTCACCGACGCGATGAACGGTGTGTTCTACACCGCCGCGGGCATCGCCCTGGTCGCCGGTCTGGTGCTGCTGTTCATGCGGGAGCTTCCGTTGCAGGATGATCCGATCGACGTGCTGATCGCCGCCGAGGCCGGGCGCGAGCCGCTCCCGGTCGAGGAACACGACTGGGACGGGGCAGCCCAGGCGCTCATGTCCGAACCCGAACCGGCACTGGAGGTGACCGCACCCGTGGATATCGTCGGCGACGAGGACGAAGCGACACCGGCCGAATTCGAACAAGGCCAGCCCTCGCTCACCGGCCGCATCCACCACGAAGACGGAAGACCTGTTCCCGACGCCGCGCTCACCCTGATCGACAAACGCGGCCACCAGGTCACTCGCGCCACCGGCGACAGTTACGGCGACTACGCCATCTACGCGCCCGAGCCCGGCACCTACGTCCTGATCGTCTCCGCCGCCGGGCACCAGCCCACCGCCATCAGCGTGGTCGCCGGCCCCTGGCCGCAGCAGCTGAACCTCACCCTCATGGGTTCGAGCGAGGTATCGGGTGTGATCCGCTCGGTCGTCAGCGGCAACCCCATCGACGGCGCGACCGTCACCCTGACCGATCGGCGCGGTGAAGTCGTCGGCGCGGCCATTTCCACCGAGGACGGCCACTTCGTCTGCCACGACGTGGTTTCCGGCAGCTACACCCTGGTGGTCATCGCGGATCACATGCGCCCGTACGCGGCCGCGCTCACCGTGCCGCCCACCGGCCTGCTGCGCCACGACATCGAGATGGATCCGATGGCGGTGCTCGCCGGCATCGCCGTGGCGGACGGCAGACCCGTCCCCGACGTGCAGATCATGGTGCTGGACGTGGCCGGCGATCTCACCGCGACGGTGCGCACCGACGACGAGGGGCAATACGTCGTCCCCGATCTGCCCGAAGGCGAATACACCGTGGTGGCACGGGGTTATCCGCCCGTCACCAGTCGCGTCACCGTGTCCGGCGGGGAAGTCGAACACGATGTGCGGCTGGGCTACGGCCGCGAAATCGACACTGAGTTGCTCGATCGCGCCGAGGCCAACGGCTGA
- a CDS encoding DUF2277 domain-containing protein, translating to MCRNITALRGLEPAATPEEIQAAALQYVRKVGGLSSISAATKPAVTEAVADIAAATARLLAQLPDRKVPPKTVPPLRRPEVQARLHAHD from the coding sequence ATGTGCCGAAACATCACCGCGTTGCGCGGGCTCGAGCCTGCGGCAACTCCAGAGGAAATTCAGGCTGCGGCCCTGCAATATGTGCGCAAGGTGGGTGGCCTCTCCAGCATTTCCGCAGCAACTAAGCCGGCGGTAACGGAGGCGGTCGCGGACATTGCCGCGGCAACGGCTCGGTTACTGGCGCAGCTGCCGGATCGCAAGGTGCCGCCGAAGACGGTACCGCCGCTGCGTCGCCCGGAGGTGCAGGCGCGTCTGCACGCGCACGACTGA
- a CDS encoding disulfide bond formation protein B — translation MSAPERKPMTGDPVVNGKRVMTMRPDDRVLSPWPALDRIADHDVPEQHTRRRFGLAFAHLYILGVCAILAGAFYYQFVRWEYPCPLCLLQRMLFLLSAIGPGYVIARSRAGALSTRDWATGWGWTVVAAICGAVVAAAQVLMHIVPPDPGYAGTLFGVHLYTWALIGFVCAVLAAGLMLFLTPSLGTATYPMRRRDTAVFTLGLLALFALANLIACFFLQGLHWQLPDTPDGYVYFSDQH, via the coding sequence ATGAGTGCGCCAGAGCGGAAACCCATGACCGGCGACCCCGTCGTCAACGGCAAGCGGGTGATGACCATGCGCCCCGACGACAGAGTGCTCAGCCCCTGGCCCGCCCTCGACCGGATCGCCGATCACGACGTGCCCGAGCAACACACGCGACGCAGATTCGGTCTCGCCTTCGCGCACCTTTATATCCTCGGCGTCTGTGCGATCCTGGCCGGAGCGTTCTACTACCAATTCGTGCGGTGGGAATATCCCTGCCCGCTGTGCCTGCTGCAACGAATGTTGTTCCTGCTCAGTGCGATCGGGCCGGGCTACGTCATCGCCCGGTCCCGCGCCGGTGCGCTCTCGACTCGTGACTGGGCGACCGGCTGGGGCTGGACGGTCGTCGCCGCGATCTGCGGCGCCGTGGTCGCCGCGGCGCAGGTGCTGATGCATATCGTGCCGCCGGATCCGGGCTACGCGGGCACGTTGTTCGGCGTGCATCTCTACACCTGGGCGCTGATCGGGTTCGTCTGCGCGGTACTGGCCGCGGGCCTCATGCTCTTCCTGACCCCGTCGCTCGGCACGGCCACCTATCCGATGCGGCGGCGCGATACCGCGGTGTTCACCCTCGGACTGCTGGCGCTGTTCGCGCTCGCCAACCTGATCGCGTGTTTCTTTCTGCAAGGGTTGCACTGGCAGCTGCCCGATACGCCGGACGGCTATGTGTACTTCTCCGATCAACACTGA
- a CDS encoding Mut7-C RNAse domain-containing protein — protein sequence MSAAGITIEFAPALHVFVGAALRAGSTPVRTDGTSTLGHVVESLGVPLTEVGELLVDGRPTPTAHVPAAGEAIEVRAVARPQPHAEPLRFLLDIHLGTLARRLRLLGLDAAYENPDIGDAALATRSATEHRILLSRDRGLLRRREIFAGAYIYSHRPPDQLDDVLTRFAPPLTPWTRCTTCNGLLRPARTPDTPTPLTQCTTCGQTYWKGAHHPRLDAIVTHALAKVRALTREAG from the coding sequence ATGAGTGCGGCGGGGATCACCATCGAGTTCGCTCCGGCGCTGCACGTGTTCGTCGGGGCCGCTTTGCGGGCGGGCTCCACTCCGGTCCGCACCGACGGAACTTCCACGCTCGGCCACGTCGTCGAATCCCTCGGCGTCCCGCTGACGGAGGTGGGCGAACTCCTGGTCGACGGCCGTCCCACTCCGACCGCCCACGTCCCCGCCGCGGGCGAAGCCATCGAGGTCCGCGCGGTCGCCCGGCCGCAACCCCACGCCGAACCGCTCCGCTTCCTCCTCGACATCCACCTGGGCACCCTCGCCCGCCGCCTCCGCCTCCTCGGCCTGGACGCCGCCTACGAAAACCCCGACATCGGCGACGCCGCCCTCGCCACCCGTTCCGCCACCGAACACCGCATCCTGCTCTCCCGCGACCGCGGCCTGCTCCGCCGCCGCGAAATCTTCGCCGGCGCCTACATCTACAGCCACCGCCCACCCGACCAACTCGACGACGTCCTCACCCGCTTCGCCCCACCCCTCACCCCCTGGACCCGCTGCACCACCTGCAACGGCCTCCTCCGCCCAGCCCGAACCCCGGACACCCCAACCCCACTCACCCAATGCACCACCTGCGGCCAGACCTACTGGAAGGGCGCCCACCACCCCCGCCTCGACGCCATCGTCACCCACGCCCTCGCGAAGGTCCGGGCGCTCACGCGCGAAGCAGGGTGA
- a CDS encoding alpha/beta hydrolase family esterase — protein sequence MSWLRGIGAIAIVLTAVAAVSCGDSGGEQKPSTSTAAPPADKPAPGDHTVTLEFAGKARTYTVHAPPGYDGSTALPLVVVMHYRPGTSAEIAQTTGMNAKADQENFLVVYPQGLNDAYNALVCCGSEDDVGFIGQVVTRMTGLWKADPKRVYATGISNGADMSYKLAVELPATFKAIAPVSGGFIGDRALRDAAYKPAAPVSVITFLGGKDRAAAQLGLGVDTWRQRQGCAADPVPQEFPRGITLTAGKCADGSDMHVYKLPEMGHSWPGAQRGGLVDPGAGLNATDLIWEFFRTRTS from the coding sequence ATGTCGTGGCTACGCGGTATCGGTGCCATCGCGATCGTTCTGACCGCCGTTGCGGCGGTGTCCTGTGGTGATTCCGGCGGCGAACAAAAACCTTCGACTTCGACGGCCGCGCCGCCCGCTGATAAACCGGCGCCCGGTGATCACACCGTCACCCTCGAATTCGCCGGTAAGGCAAGGACTTACACGGTGCACGCGCCGCCGGGCTACGACGGCAGCACCGCATTGCCGCTGGTGGTCGTAATGCACTATCGCCCCGGCACTTCCGCGGAGATCGCCCAGACCACCGGGATGAACGCCAAGGCCGATCAGGAGAACTTCCTGGTCGTCTACCCGCAGGGGTTGAACGACGCCTACAACGCGCTGGTCTGCTGTGGCTCCGAAGACGATGTCGGCTTCATCGGGCAGGTCGTCACCCGAATGACCGGCCTGTGGAAAGCCGACCCGAAACGCGTCTACGCCACGGGCATTTCGAACGGCGCTGATATGTCGTACAAACTCGCCGTCGAATTACCCGCCACGTTCAAAGCCATCGCACCGGTGAGTGGCGGATTCATCGGAGACCGCGCGTTGCGGGACGCGGCCTACAAACCGGCCGCGCCGGTCTCGGTGATCACCTTCCTGGGCGGCAAGGACCGAGCGGCCGCCCAGCTCGGCCTCGGCGTCGACACCTGGCGGCAGCGGCAAGGCTGCGCGGCCGACCCGGTGCCGCAGGAGTTCCCGCGCGGAATCACGCTGACAGCCGGGAAATGCGCCGACGGCAGCGATATGCACGTCTACAAGTTGCCGGAGATGGGGCACTCATGGCCTGGTGCGCAACGCGGCGGATTGGTCGACCCGGGGGCGGGTCTCAACGCTACCGATCTGATCTGGGAGTTTTTCCGGACTCGCACCAGCTGA